The sequence AATGATGGCATCTCCATGCAGTAAGAGTCCTTCTGAGAAAGTAAATCAAACTGGATTCTTTCCTACTGTTACTGAAAGTGAGAATCAAACCAGTGCCACGACTGAATCTATGAGGACAACACCCATTGAGAACAACGAGTCTGCATCATCCttgactaaaaagaaaaagaagaaaagaaaatcgTCTAGCTTTCTAGAGCAAGATACATATGAAAGTCAAAAGCATCAAGAAATTTCAGGGATAATTAGAAGTGAGGGACTGCATATCACACAGGATTCCTCAACAGAGGCTATGGataaatattctgaaatgcCTCAGAAGAACGGATCTGAATACTTTGTAAAAAACAATGATGGGTCTGCCAATTCAGACAAAACCATATATCCTGAAGATGAGGTTGATCACCAGGATTCAGTGGAACAAAATGGATCACCGTCATCTAATACAAAAAAAGTAACCAATAACAAGAAGTTAGCCAAGGTAAAATTGAAGTCaggcaaaaaaagcagcatcatTTCATCTGCAAAGAGTGAAGATGGTCTGAAGACAGGTGATTCAAACAATGAATCTGAACACAATCAGGATACACTTAGTACTGAGAAAGAAGGCCCACATCTTATGACCAGTTCTTTCAAACAGACACCTGAATCATCAGTGACTTCAACGCCATTGTCAGAAGTGCCAAAACATCTTacctttgaaaaagaaaaggaaaagaataatttggAACATTTGCaatcaaagaaagagaaaaagcaaaagatgatgaagaaaaatCTAGGTAAAGgtgtaaataagaaaaataagttagAGAGTGTCATTACACTAGAGGCTCTAAACCAGGAGGATTTTCAAGAGAAGGTTGCTGAGCATTCCCGTGAAAACTATGTCCAAACTTGgctgaaaaattctttctcaaATTCTGTCTTACCCcctataaagaaaaaagaagggacTGTAGAGAATAGCAATGCCTGttcttttcctaaagaaaatacTGATGCTTCTATAGAAAAAGAAGATAGGTTTATCACAAATAATGTGCATGTAACTGGAAAAACACATCTACTTGAAGACAAtctaacaaaaaaacctttaaagcCTATTGGTAAACTGAGAATTTCAGAAGACTCAGCCAAAGATTCAGATGAAAGACAAACTGACTTTTTGATTCATTCTAATACGTCTACACTAGAAGAAGCCAACTATTTACTCAAGTCGGAATTTCATCAGGATAGTAAGCTGCATTTGTTTCATGAAGCTCATGACAATGATAAAAAGATGGCAGAAGTTGACATTCAAGTTACCCACCtatgtcaaagaaaaaaatctgaggtTGCTGTTCAAGCTGATTGCACAATTGTAAGTGAGAAAATTGGAACTGAAGTTCAGAATAATTGCATGTCTAGCATGTTGCTGCATGAACTTCAATCAGCCTTGCTTGGTCTGCAGAAAGGACACAGTGGATGCATTGGAAAATCTTGCAGCTTTTCGGATCTTTCTCCTGCAGCTTTTGGTTCTTCCTCCAATGCCCTCTTAGCTTGGCTACTTTTACTGAATCTGAGAGAGAGTTTGATTGGGACAATCACAGATGATATGCAAAAAAATGCCTGTAgctgttctgaaatatttacgCAGTTAAAATGTCTGAAACAAACTGCAACTATAGAACAAGCTGATGAGCTGAAGGCTGTCTTCTCACATCTCCAACAATCAACAGAAAATAACTTAATACACTTCAGGAAGGAACTTGAAAAGCAGGGCTCCACACATGAAAATGTACCCACATCTGAAATTCCTAATGATGCACATCTGCATGAGCATGAAGAATCAGTTGAGCCTTGTACTGTGATGGACGGTGTCAATTCTGAAGACACTCTAAAATTAATTGGGGAATCAGAAAGCTGTTTTGATATAGAGAGGGATCTTTGTAAAGAATCAGAGACTTTAGACATGACTGCTCCTGAAACACTAGATGGTCAATTTGCCAATACTGATTCAAATACCTGCAGCCTTCCATCAGCTATAGAGACgccagaaagaaatgaagaaataccTGGTAGCctatatgaaaaaaatcaagatacaTCCTTCATGAATGAAGAGTCAGAATCTTCAGTAGAACCTAACTCCACAGTTCATAGTGTAACTTCTAATGATAACAATTGCATTTTAGATCAGGATACTTCTGAgttagaaggagaaaaaggcatTGTACCTGTTAGTACTGATAAaagtgaggatgaggatgttGATCCAAAGTCATCAGATATTgacaaaacccctaaaaaccaACTTACACTAGATGCTGAAACCTCTCTAGAATATAATAATGAGGATTATTCTGTACAGGGTGACAAAGAAGATGCAGAAATATCTGAGGAAACCTCTGAGAGGTTATCCACAGTCTCTCCATTATCATTTCGTTATGAATCAAAGCAAGTTACAGAATGTGACATGACCGAAGGAGAACAGAAATTGCAAGTAGAAGAACTGGAGAATAAAATGTGTTCTGACAgctctcaattaaaaaaatgcttaaaaagtCCTGCTACTTCAGACTGGTCAGATTACAGACCAGATACTGAAGAGAGTGATAATAACTTTAGAGCATCCAGTGACTTGACCAATGAAAGTGGGGAGGAAGCACTTGAAAAACATTATAATACTGGCTATGTCAAGAGAACTATTGAAAGACTCTATGGCAAGACAGAAGCTTCATTTAAGCCTGACTTTCACAAAGGATTTCCTTATATGTCGAAGGTATTTCAAGTGGATACTGAAGGATTCCACTCTGCAGTGGgagaaaaaatagtttatttttctcaagaATCTATGTCTTCTGCACAGAAATTTTCGCATTCCTCTCTACCATCACAAGAATATTCAGTAAAAGTAAGCAAAGATGACAGTATAtcaagaagagaaaatactCCTTTACCAACACCACAATCTGCTTTTAACAGAGAAGAGACAAGTTATGCTAATGACTGTTTAGGGGAATCTCCAAATCAACATTGTCAACCTAGCATTCAGGCTAGTGAAGAGGAAGGAATATTGATAGATAAAGGCAAATGgcttctgaaagaaaatcatTTGATAAGAAGGTCACCACCTGAACGGATTGGAATGTATGGTAATTTGGATACAACATCAATTGAAAGTGATGAAGTCCCATACTCTCACTTTGGCAACCTGGATCAGTACCCTGCCCTTGATGAGATCCCTTCTTCAGAACTTGAAGACATGGTAAAACCCCCTGAAAATTTTTGCAGCTACTTCAATATGCCTCATAATAGTGATTCAGACCCCTTTCAGGATGAGTCAAATACAAAAGGCAAACCTAGTCGCAATGGCAAGGTTCTTCCTGCgccaaacaaagaaaagacCAATCCATCAACCATGGTAGGTTCTACTTCCACACAGGCTGACACCAATTTTCCGGCCTTTTCATCTGTAGAATTTAGATTGCCTGATAACAAGGTGCATCCTTTGGAAAATCCTTCAAATGCTGTACCCATACAGTCTCAGCCGACTAGTGTTAGTAATGTTGATAGAAGTGCTCTTCGTGAAGAAGATTCCCTGGATAGACTCCATGCAATATGCGGCCAACATTGTCCAATTCTTATGGTAACAGTAACACCAATTAATGAGGAACAGAGAGGGTATGCCTACCAAAAGGCATCTGATATTGAGAACCAGCTGGGTCCATATTTGTTGGCCAAAAAGAGCAAACATTTAGAATGGTCAGGTCAAGACCTGacagacaaaaatattcttgtgACTTTGAAGAATAACTCTATCAATAAGATTGTCAATAATATCTTTAATAGGTTTTATGCTGATAACACCTTAGATTTTATTAGTAACTTTGGGATACTTGCATCCTCAACTTTGAAAGACACAAATGTTTTAGGGGGGTTACATATTACAGAGGATATGAATGCAAACCCCATGGAAGCCAGAAATTGTCAAAATAGTATATCCAAACACATATCCAGTGATCTTGTCACAGGCACAAATACCGAGCTACCCaatggaaagacaaaaaaaagtcaaaccttaagaataaatttaatttacattgTTGGAGAAAAATGTTCTCCCATGTTGGCAGATTCAGCAGAAACCTGTCACtctgaaacatttctgaagtgTGACACTTCCTTAAATAGCATTGAACATAAAGcctctgaaaatctgaaaaacaaaaatgcctTTCCTACAGAAGAAGACGAAGAAGAAATAGCTTGCTCTTCTACAATGAACAGTGGAAACAGTAAAGAAGAGAAAGACTTGTAATAAAGATCTTGGAATTTCCATTACATTAGATTAGTGAAaacatcttcagaaaaaaaaaaccaaacccataaTAAACTGCTGAATGGCACAACCAATAAAAGTCCCACTGTGAATAACTAGATAAAAATGAGTCAATTGTATATCAGtgctgaaatacaaatattaattaattttttatgggAACCACTATATGAAGAAAAGTTGTACTTCCAAGGCAATGATTTCTTGGCTAGGAAAcagtttttctgtgaaatattatctttttagaGGTAGTGGCGTAACGATCATCTAATTTTAGAGAAATGTTGGCTTCTTTTTTCAACTGAgaactgaaatttgaaataCCTGCCCAAGATTTAAGATAAGATTTTTATATTCAAGGACATTTGAGAAGGAGTTTGAAAACTACCTTTCaatagaaatgctttttgcagaagaaaatcaacatatacatttaattaaaaattaaaagtagaaaatactatttaaatGCTGTAATACACTAACAAGTAGGAAACAGAAGtcatattaattttatatagatatacatTATAAAATTGCTCTTTGAGATTTTAAAGGCCAGCTGCAGAACATGTATGTGAGTAAATAGATTTTTCCACGTAGGATCATCCAGACACCGAATAAAGAGGCCTATTTAACTCAGGAGACACTAGAAAAGGGGCATATTTAGGAACTGAGAACAGAGACTGTTTGCAATGGACTTCCTGACTGCTCTTGCCATATTTCCTTCTGAGACAGCACCACTTACTCTTAAAATTGTTCTACATACACTGAAAGTTTTAGTTGTGTGTTCTAACTTAACCTCTGTCTGTACTTTAGAGATTgtatttgtggttttattttggggtttttcctttgtttgtttgactttttttttttttaatatgctgtattttgaaaatcCAAAGTATATGCAATATGTTCCAGGATCTTTCAATCCATTGTTAGAGTTATTTTGGATACCTgtttacagcattttttaataCTGCATGTATGTAGTAAGCACCTATATATGGTTTACAATTTTCAGTAAATGATGTAACACAcaaaattggaaaatatttaatgtatatTGTGATTAGGAAGAGTGTTTCAGTTTTTTTGGTTAGATTTTAATTCCTAATACTGCACAGTACCCTTCTTCATTGTTAAGGAAGTCAGAGGTATACCTGAAAAAAGAAGGTGCTGCTTTTTAGGTAGAGAATGAGAATTTGGCCATTCTGTACTCTTGAAGAGTATGTCTAGAATAACTAGCATGTACATGCTGTGATAAGCCCTGCGTGATGATCCTTTGGTTATCCAGATTTGGGACCTAATGAAAGGCTGACACAAATTCCTCTTGGCCCAGAGGCTTTGATTGTGTCTGTGTGGGACAGAAGGCACGTGGAAGGGAAGTAGAAGTTGGATGCAAAGCAAAAGGGGGTTGTAGCACACGTAGGAAACCTAGCAGCACTCAGTTTTTTTAGAAGTTCAGCGGCTGATTTGTTTCCCCCTAAATGAATGttatatttctgtttgaagTGGTGTATACTATGTAATAAACAAATGTTATAACTCTAAAGCAAGATGTATTGTCTAATGTATTTCACACCAGATAGCTGTATGTTATTTCCTATGCTGCCCTTGTTTCTGACATTCTTCTGTCCATCTCCACTTCTTTTGGTGTCCTCCTTCACTTGTTTTAGAACTGCTGTAAGTGAAGAGTCTCAATGGTATTTTTTCATCCCTTTACATGttgatacagaaataaaacctttgtttgaaaaatgcaaCCTGAAATTGCTAGAATCCATCTGAATGTCAtacagctctctgtgctgtaaATAATGTCTAAATTATAGGTGAGTTAACAGCTATATATGTCTCCATCACTCACAGTCTTTCTGCTGGATTCATGGCACTTTGTGCTGCATTCACAGCACCTCAGCGTTTCCAGATCAAGGTTCAGGAGCCTTTAATCAGATCCTTGTTACTGAGGGTTACTGAGCAAACTAAGCACTCGAAACACGAGATGTGAGGTACTCCCTCAGGATACAATTAGCAGAGACCACAGTCAGTGGTGAAATGAATATTAACTGAAAGacttagtttttatttctgttaattgaaagagaaggaataaaatggTCACCTCAGAGCAGGACAAAAGGTTGGCAGCAGATGTACCATACTGTCACAGGGTTTATATATTCATTAGTGGTACAGAGGAGGTCAGAGAATTGTGAAAtcatttaggttagaaaagatCTCTGAGTCCAACCATTACCCCAGAATTGCAAAGTCCACCATTaagccatgtccccaggtgccataTATACAGATCTTCTAAATACTTTCAGGGTTGGTGACTCAACagcttccctggacagcctccagtgcttgacaactcTTTCAGTGAAGTGATTTTTCCTATCCAACCTGAAATCCAATCTAAATCctccctggtgcaacttgaagCAAAAATAGAGAATATCAGGTGTCTGAGATGCACAGataaaacaaaattgttttcataGTTAAGATTGGAGAAGGCTAAAGAGAGAACCTCACAAGGCTAGAGGAACATACTTGTTGACAGAGGCAAGAACACCATGAAGAGTAATATGAGCTACTTTAATAGGATAGAAAAGTATTCAGCAAGCATTCTGGGATTTATAGAGAGTATGCATACATCTGGAAGGAATTCAGTTTTTATCTTGCCATAATTTAAGAAGAAACAGCCAACATAACATATAGATCACAGTCCCAGGAACTCTTAATTTACCTGGTTTAGCTGCTTGCTAGAGGGAAACTACACAATTAGGTAAGTAATTCCATGTAATTCCATGTAATTActaaatctcattttaaatctttttctctGTAGTCATTACAGCTTCCACTAGAGAAGCGTTCTAGAGCTTGAGTCCTGCTTCTGATGTCTGTCTTGAATGTTTTCTAGTTTCTATCCTCAGCCTACTCATCGTTAGTGTATATACACGTGTCCCAAAGCCGACACTATAATTTACTTAGAGAAGTCTTTTTCATCCTTGGTATCCATCAACAAAATCAGACATTTTCTCAAGTTTTTCttctatataaatattttttctatttcctgtAATCTTCTGAAATTCATAAGGCATATTTCTCTTAATTATAAGGAtgtcagaggaaaagaagacCATTTAATTGTTCAATGTAACACTATTAAACAAGTACCTTGACTTTTATAGCAGTAATGATATAAAATGTCATTAATCTAATTTCAATGTTGATCCACTGTAAGAGTTGTGGGGAATAGTTAATACAATTTTCTCACCTTGTGTCACAGATTAGCCCCAGTCAGAACTAAGCCCCACTCAGCTGCTTGCTTACTTCCCCACCAGCAGGATTGGAGACAGTAAAAGAGAGAAgactcatgggttgagataaagattAATAGGTAAAGAAAAAGgtgcacacacaagcaaagaTAAACAAGGAATTAAATAATCAGCTAATTTCAGCTGAGTGAATAGTTTGGGTTGCAAGGGTCCTTAAGAgccatctagttccaacccccttgcAGTGGtcggggacaccttccacttagactccatccaacctggtcttgagcacttccagagatgaggcatccacagcttctctggtcaACAGACTCCAGTgtcccaccaccctcacagtgaagaatttttcccaaatatctAACCTAAAActgttctctttcagtttgaagccattgccTCTCTTCCTGTtactacatgctcttgtaaatagtccctctccatctttcctgtaggtTCCCTTCAGTTACTGGAAGGTCACTCTgaagctttctcttttccaggctgaaaaaacCTGATTCTCCCAGACTTTCCTCCTAGCAGAGGTTCTTCATGCCTCTTACCAGCTTGCTGGCCCCCTCTGGATTTTCTCCAACAGATCAaagtccttcctgtgctggtaAAGCCTCAGTGTGTTCCAAACAAGTTGCTACATCTGTGCAGCTGATCACACCTTTGCAGAGATACAGATCCTTTCTTAAACAGtccttttccagcagagctAATTTGCTTTCAGGGTCCCTAATGTTTAAAGTGATGAGTGTCAAGGCTGTCATTACACAGCACTGCATTGAGTAGAGCTGATATTTCCAAAGTAAGGAGAATCCCATATTTAATACAATATTTCAAGACTGTATTTGAAAGGTGATCTACATTCATTCAAATTTGGTCATATAGGACATTTGGAATAAAAGATATGAACGCAACCTGACATTTCTTGTCATGCCAAACATAGCAACCTCAATATTTGCCTGCTGTAATTTTGTGAAATACATATTTCTGTATTCATTGACATGTTATTACTTAGGATTTTGAttattgaaatacattttattaagAATATTGAGTTTAAGTAATTCAGTGAGTCTTTTTATCTTTTGATAGCTAGGAAATGGAATGTGTCAGTCCTCACCAGTGATGTGCCATCTGCAGGAACAAGCTCAAAGGTTTATATTGCATTGTATGGGGATCGTGGCAGTTCAGGTCCTATTTTTCTTgatggagagaagggaaaattatttcagagaggCAATGAAGACATCTTCACAGTAAGTAATATATATTCATTGTGTTACCCTCTTGCTTTCTGCCAGATCACGACATTTCAAACTCTATGTGATAAAATGGCAGCTTTTTGTATGTTGCACATGTCTAGAAATGAGAATCAAGACTTAAATGTAGAGCTAAATTTAGCATCCTTTCTCAATCACTTACCCAAAGCTTATTTGATTCAACATGTTTATTGTCTGTTGAAGAACTActgttttatttgcattgtGCCCAAGAAAATACCTAGAAACATATAACAACAGATAATTCTTTAGTTTGCAAATTTGAAACAGGGctacaatattaaaaattaaacgAGGAAGTGAAGAATTAAGATATGGAGTAAAATTTTAACCGTGTTAAAGACCTGCTGCTTTATTGAAATAGTGGCAAATTTTATACCTGTAATAAATCTATCTGAAACTGCCTCTGCTTCCAGTTACACAAACAAATTATTCCTCAATTAGTCTTATATGGTGGTGATTTAGGTGAGCCAGACTAGGTCCTTTATCACAATCTGCATAGCTTGTGTGTTTATATAGGATTGTCAGGGGTTATCTACAGGTGTCTGTTACAGGGCCATATGACAAACAGGTGCTTCCATCATTAGTATCCAGTGTAGCAACTCCCCTTCTGAGAAAAGGTGTTTGATGCCAGCACTGATGAAGAGCTCACCTTTGCCACAGTTGACCCATAGATGTCTGGGATGCAGGAAGTGCAGTTCTTATCCCTTTACTCAGGAGAATCCAGCACCCCTGATACAGAATGTCATCCTCCATCTGTGACATCAAAACCAGCCAGATTGAAAGGAGTGGATAAAACAAGTAAGCAGGTCCTGACAGATTAAAAGATCCTCTTCACAATACATGTTGTTGGCTGTTTCCTGTTGCCATTACTGAAATTAATGTCACCATTTAAAAGTCATAATgacttttaaatgcaaaatgtgGAGGACAGTCCCATTGTTTGAGATCTAGGATTCCTCTGTTAGGCAAGTACTCACAGCACTGAATGCAATCAAGGAGAACCTACTCTGGAATGTATAGGAAGAGAAGAGTCTCTGAGTGCACTCTATTCGCACATAACTGTGATCTATccttgctgctctgcctctttATCATTTATAACACTGAGTTCAGGGAAATTCATGATACAGGTAACTCATTTCACACCCTCCTACACAATGTCAATGAAAACACGAAAATTAATTCTatggaaaacaacaggaaagaaaatcaagCCTACAttataacaaaacaaattataCAGTGAGGAAGGAAGACTGATGGTGTACTTCCAGTTCCTTGAAGATAAGCTTTCTATTTCTACACTTAAGTTCATAGTAAGGTTGTTTGAATAACCTTCACACAAAGTTATTCCCTCAGTGCCCTGTTATCTGTACTGGACATATTCATCCAGCCTGCCCAAAAGCTAATCTTTCAAATACAGCTTTTTAACTtgatttaattgattttttttgtaaaaagaaGCATCAAAGCTGAACACaattgttttcaaaaaattGTAAGGCATACAATCCTGGAGGGGTAGGGAGAAACTCAGAGGTATATGcgagcagaaataattttggagCAGGTCACTAGTATAGATGCTAAACTGAGACAGGTTTTATGGTCAAGACACTTTTGCTTTTTAGTCATACATATGGTCTCTATTCATCTCCCACTGAGGCAAATATTCAGCCAAGAATTACCACAGCAACTTCCTGAAGATATTTAAATGGAATTGGCAGGccaatgggatttttgagggcTGTCTTTTAGAAGACCAAAATGTCTAAGGATTATCTGAAGTAAAATCTGTTGGAAAGTCTTGCTTAAATGTAAGAATATTTAATTCCTTGAATCAAAAGTCTCACCTTACTTTTTTgtgaattgaattgaatttcTGTTGcataccttttctttttaacaaatgTTCTGTGTTTCCTTAGTTGTGTTTCTTTTACAGGTCAATACTAGGAACATAGGACATCTCTACAAAATACGTATAGGACACACAAATGCAGGAAActcccctgcctggcactgcaaAGAGGTAAAAGCAGTGAGAAAGAATTTTATCTGTCCAAAAGCAGATATGACAGTGGATTCAAAATatgagtaagaaaaaaaatccctgggatTATATTAGCCTCATCAAATGCTTTCACCTTCATTTAAGGGATTACTTATGAAGTAATGGTTTTGTGTGGAATTAGAGCAGCTTATGATGTCTGGGTTTGCTGTTTGCAATGTAATGCattatgtttctttaaaaatgtgtggcTGGGCAGCAAGGAAGACTGCTTAACTTAGATGCTATAGTCTGGGTCTTCTACAAGTCTTTGTATGCTACAAAGTGCCTGGAGTTTGTTTAAACCCACAAAGCCACTGAACCCAGCCTAGCCAAGTCCTCCCCAAATCTGTGGCTGATGCCTATGGGTCCCTGTGCACAGCACCACAGCTACATTGCAAATGTTTCTAGTTCTGTGTCTCTGacaagaaaaagacaagaagagGTCCTTTTCCCGCCTTATGTAAAAAATATCTTGATGCAGGTTAAGCAAATATAATAAAGCAAAGAGAATTAGCTAGTTGCATTTCAAGGTTTGATTGGGAAGCATAATATAGAGGTTTCTGGACTGGAAACTAAAGGATCTGACTTTTATCCTAATATCTGATGTGATACTATGTGTGCCAATTATATCCTATGCATGCTTGAAACCTTTCCATCTTTGTGCCAGAGCTTCTTATCTTTCAGTTAAGAGACTGCAGTTTATGAAGAGCTTTAAAAGCTGCTGGTAAACTCAGtgtttaaattatatttcatgATATATCTAGATCTATCAAATGCAAA comes from Camarhynchus parvulus chromosome 2, STF_HiC, whole genome shotgun sequence and encodes:
- the RP1 gene encoding oxygen-regulated protein 1, yielding MSETPSSSYSVNHPNSSESEQSLSPRHFNVTEPVVAKRICFYKSGDPQFNGIKMVVNSRSYKTFDALLDSLSKRVPLPFGVRNISTPRGRHSITNLEDLEDGKSYICSHQRKMKPINLEQASKKPLPWQISRPVSAHGFGHRESRITTPKKMLVFKNGDVRLRRTIVLGKKNTQTFEAFLDYMSELMQYPVAKLYTTDGRKVPNLQALILCSGAVVAAGREPFKPSNYESLGYLRPAKLLGIGNRVYPKANAKSESEKMRAEMDSSSRSQIFSVSSDKGSSNDNNSNDNNSDSSYVLDSHNGIGGNRSVIGEDLSVAQYQDDIEKSVHVNQDGTITVEMKVRFKIKEEETIKWTTTVSRAGLSDDKEVSICNSSAMHVEDCSSKVNTSDCINPKDAPFLKSCNKGEEDSLQQSNEEVSEKESESDLKTADCNVSEKNSSADLDVNNVPEENIKPRFYRPPTPGPRRVRQKKAVVESVTLVSEKEVQEKTIGQFSYSEEVQNGEKTSEYCMVAHSSRKKSSVSNPKFNEMSDNGLLKLSSENVKEETLFKLSHKSSELIETTHRKTLEVPNEDELVQNILEKSVVEQGTYSSLVSTSKADISCFMPLSKTYQTARPGTADHIHKSCDIKQIKRSVSSFITYSELCQSKEEIKCQATDLVGISQDSVHSACAGHSQMKMMASPCSKSPSEKVNQTGFFPTVTESENQTSATTESMRTTPIENNESASSLTKKKKKKRKSSSFLEQDTYESQKHQEISGIIRSEGLHITQDSSTEAMDKYSEMPQKNGSEYFVKNNDGSANSDKTIYPEDEVDHQDSVEQNGSPSSNTKKVTNNKKLAKVKLKSGKKSSIISSAKSEDGLKTGDSNNESEHNQDTLSTEKEGPHLMTSSFKQTPESSVTSTPLSEVPKHLTFEKEKEKNNLEHLQSKKEKKQKMMKKNLGKGVNKKNKLESVITLEALNQEDFQEKVAEHSRENYVQTWLKNSFSNSVLPPIKKKEGTVENSNACSFPKENTDASIEKEDRFITNNVHVTGKTHLLEDNLTKKPLKPIGKLRISEDSAKDSDERQTDFLIHSNTSTLEEANYLLKSEFHQDSKLHLFHEAHDNDKKMAEVDIQVTHLCQRKKSEVAVQADCTIVSEKIGTEVQNNCMSSMLLHELQSALLGLQKGHSGCIGKSCSFSDLSPAAFGSSSNALLAWLLLLNLRESLIGTITDDMQKNACSCSEIFTQLKCLKQTATIEQADELKAVFSHLQQSTENNLIHFRKELEKQGSTHENVPTSEIPNDAHLHEHEESVEPCTVMDGVNSEDTLKLIGESESCFDIERDLCKESETLDMTAPETLDGQFANTDSNTCSLPSAIETPERNEEIPGSLYEKNQDTSFMNEESESSVEPNSTVHSVTSNDNNCILDQDTSELEGEKGIVPVSTDKSEDEDVDPKSSDIDKTPKNQLTLDAETSLEYNNEDYSVQGDKEDAEISEETSERLSTVSPLSFRYESKQVTECDMTEGEQKLQVEELENKMCSDSSQLKKCLKSPATSDWSDYRPDTEESDNNFRASSDLTNESGEEALEKHYNTGYVKRTIERLYGKTEASFKPDFHKGFPYMSKVFQVDTEGFHSAVGEKIVYFSQESMSSAQKFSHSSLPSQEYSVKVSKDDSISRRENTPLPTPQSAFNREETSYANDCLGESPNQHCQPSIQASEEEGILIDKGKWLLKENHLIRRSPPERIGMYGNLDTTSIESDEVPYSHFGNLDQYPALDEIPSSELEDMVKPPENFCSYFNMPHNSDSDPFQDESNTKGKPSRNGKVLPAPNKEKTNPSTMVGSTSTQADTNFPAFSSVEFRLPDNKVHPLENPSNAVPIQSQPTSVSNVDRSALREEDSLDRLHAICGQHCPILMVTVTPINEEQRGYAYQKASDIENQLGPYLLAKKSKHLEWSGQDLTDKNILVTLKNNSINKIVNNIFNRFYADNTLDFINSAETCHSETFLKCDTSLNSIEHKASENLKNKNAFPTEEDEEEIACSSTMNSGNSKEEKDL